The DNA segment GGCGATCGCCGTGCACCGCCACCGCCGCCGGATGGACGGAATGGAGCTGCTGCGCCGCCGAGAGGGCCTCGGCCAGGTAGAGGAGGAATCGGGAGGGCTTCGTCCTGCCGCCCTTCTCGTACCGGGTGAACGTGCTCAGCACCAGGAGCTCGCGGGCCCGGGAGAGTGCCACGAAGAAGAGTCGGGCCTCGTCGTCCTCACGGCCCTCGTAACGAGCCCGGTCGAAGAGGGTCTCGGGCACGTACCAGACCTGCCGCTCCCCCATCCGGGCCGACGGGAACCGGCGCTCCACCAGCGACGGCACGAAGACGACGGGGAACTCGAGGCCCTTCGCCTGGTGGACGGTCATCACCTGCACCGCCTCGGCGGCGGTTGGGAGCGTGTCGGGGGTCTCCTCGGCCGCCCGGCCGACGAACGCCTCCAGGAAGGCCCTCAGGCGAGCCAGAAACACCTCGCCAGGAGGCAGGCCGAGGCGCACGGCCTTGCCCTCCCTCCCGTCTTCCCCGCCCTCTCCCCCGTTGTCTCCGCCCTCCCCCGCCTCGGCCTGAAGAAGCCGGTCCTCCTCCGCCTCCTGGGCCTCGACGGTCTCGTAGAGCCAGGCCGGGGCGGCCCGGCGGAGCGAGTGCTCGAAGGAGGTAAGCAGGGTCGACATGCGCCCAAGCCCCAACTCTTCGTGGGCCCGGCCCGCCCGGGGGAGGTCGAGGAGGGCGAGCAGCTGGTGGTAAAGGGCGATGAGGTCGCCCACGCCGCGGGTCCGGACCTGGTCCCCCAGGCCGGCCAGGCGAGTGACGAGGGCGGTTGCCTGCTCTGGCGCCATCCCCGTCACCCCGGCGACCTCGCCGGCCAGCTCCTCGGGGGTCACCGTCTCCGGGGCGGAGTGGGGATCGGGGCGCCAGGAGGCGGGCTCCAGGCCGGGCGTGGTCCAGAAGACGAAGATGCGGGCGACCAGGGCCATCTCGGGCCGAGAAAGGAGCGAGGTCTGCCCCACCACCGTCACGGGGATGCCCCGACGGCGCAGGGCGTTCACGAAGGGCCCGGCCGCGGTGCGCACCGAGCGCAGGAGGACGGCCACCTCGGCCGGACGGTGACCCTCGGCCAGGAGACGGTCGATGCGGCCGGCCATCCGCTCGGCCTCGTCGGAGGGCGTTTCGGCCACGAAGAACTCCACGGACCCCGGCGGTAGCGGCTCCCGGTGCGTCCGGAGCTCCTTGGGGAGTCGCTCGCGCAGGCGGCCCGCCACGCCCGCCGCGGTGCGGACGATCTCGGGCCGGGAGCGGTAGTTGGTGGTCAGTTGGATGCGCTCGACCTCCGGGTGGCGCCCGTCGAAGTCGGTGAAGATCCGCACGTCGCCGCCCCGCCACTGGTAGATGGCCTGGTCGTCATCGCCGACGACGGTCACGGCGGCGCCGAGGTCCATGAGGTGGCGGAGGATCTCCTCCTGGGCCCGGTTGAAGTCCTGCGCCTCGTCCACCAGCACGTGCCGCACCCTGCCCTCCAGACGCCGGCGCAAGGGCCCGCCGGGAGCCAGGGCGTCGGCCGCGTGCCCGAGGAGCATGCGGAAGGGCAGGACGCGCATCTCGAGCAGCAAGCGCTCGTAGCGCTGCAGCACGGCCGCGAACTCGGGCGCCTGGCCCGCCAGGAGGCCGATGGGGATCCGCTCGTTGTGGACCACCTCGGCGCTGCGGAGGAAGCGCTCCACCGCCGGGCTCACCGCCACCTGCACCTCGTCCCGATCCTCCGCCGCGGCGAAGAGCTCGAGCACGCCCAGCCGGCGCGCCACCCGTTGGAGCAGGCTCCACTCGGCGGCCTCGTCCAGCACGTCCACCAGCTCGTAGGGCGCCCCCATGGCCTTCAGCGCCTCCAGGGCCCACGCGTGGGTGGTTCCAACGAACATACCCCGGGAGACGGGCGGGAGCTCGGCGAAGCCG comes from the Limnochorda pilosa genome and includes:
- a CDS encoding ATP-dependent helicase, whose protein sequence is MKGSQLSPVQQEAIRHPARRLHVVASAGAGKTEVLARRSVWLMTEHGVPPESLIAFTFTEKAAGELRQRIEERAAEADPGFAELPPVSRGMFVGTTHAWALEALKAMGAPYELVDVLDEAAEWSLLQRVARRLGVLELFAAAEDRDEVQVAVSPAVERFLRSAEVVHNERIPIGLLAGQAPEFAAVLQRYERLLLEMRVLPFRMLLGHAADALAPGGPLRRRLEGRVRHVLVDEAQDFNRAQEEILRHLMDLGAAVTVVGDDDQAIYQWRGGDVRIFTDFDGRHPEVERIQLTTNYRSRPEIVRTAAGVAGRLRERLPKELRTHREPLPPGSVEFFVAETPSDEAERMAGRIDRLLAEGHRPAEVAVLLRSVRTAAGPFVNALRRRGIPVTVVGQTSLLSRPEMALVARIFVFWTTPGLEPASWRPDPHSAPETVTPEELAGEVAGVTGMAPEQATALVTRLAGLGDQVRTRGVGDLIALYHQLLALLDLPRAGRAHEELGLGRMSTLLTSFEHSLRRAAPAWLYETVEAQEAEEDRLLQAEAGEGGDNGGEGGEDGREGKAVRLGLPPGEVFLARLRAFLEAFVGRAAEETPDTLPTAAEAVQVMTVHQAKGLEFPVVFVPSLVERRFPSARMGERQVWYVPETLFDRARYEGREDDEARLFFVALSRARELLVLSTFTRYEKGGRTKPSRFLLYLAEALSAAQQLHSVHPAAVAVHGDRQLLVLDFSSLLLYEGCAYRYWLSRVCGFQPVLARELGFGRLLHHAVAELGRRTLAGAAPRAADVPSIVARSFYLPFAGSIPRARLQQAAVRRLTHYMERHGQELRRVLQPEMRFEVPLSGARVRGRVDLLLRRDGEGAGREARREERDGERGERGGEPLQVELVDFKTSENRPPSEAHQNQLRLYGLACRRLGYDPVGLFIHDLDVDQGGRLRVEEDDGSRRAFEALLEEWVDGIRSARFTPNPGPTTCGSCDFRTFCAHSVMRGRVA